The DNA region TATGATTCAAGCAAAGCCATTACACACTCCCGTCTCTGCTGGCTCATCCCTTTCTAAACATGATGGTGATCCTTTATCTGATCCGTTTCTTTATCGTAGTATAGTAGGGGCTCTACAATATCTTACACTAACTCGTCCTGAGTTAGCCTTTGCTGTCAATCGAGCTTGTCAATTCATGCAAACTCCCACATCTTCTCATTGGGGAGCGGTTAAACGTATTCTTCGATATCTTCGTCATACTCCTCGTCATGGGATCTTTCTTCGTCCAAATTCACAATTCACTCTTGTTGCTTACTCTGATGCTGACTGGGCAGGATGTCCCAATGATCGTCGTTCAACaactggattttgtatttttttaggtGACAACCTCGTTTCTTGGAATTCTAAGAAACAACAAGTAGTTGCTCGCTCTAGTACTGAATCTGAATACCGTGCTCTTGCATATACAACTGCTGATCTTTGTTGGATTCAATCTCTACTTAGTGAACTTCgagtttcactttcttcttccccggttctatggtgtgataatattggtgcCGCATTCTTATTAGTAAACCCGGTATTTCATGCTcgcacaaaacatattgaaatcgaTTTTCACTTTGTTCGGGAAAAAGTTACTCGTAAACAACTACTCATCCAATATATTCCCACTGAAGatcaagtggctgatatcttcactAAAGGTCTTTCTTCTCATCGATTTGCTCTTTTACGTAGCAAGCTCACGGTTTGTGCCTCACCTTTTCGCTTGAAGGGGGATGATAAAGTATTagataaataa from Impatiens glandulifera chromosome 5, dImpGla2.1, whole genome shotgun sequence includes:
- the LOC124939259 gene encoding uncharacterized mitochondrial protein AtMg00810-like, translated to MAQPPGFVHPDFPNHICKLHKAIYGLKQSPRAWYATLRTALLSLDFIESKSDTALFTYHAPQITTYFLVYVDDIILTGNSKSFLTKIIFQLNKLFPVKDLGQLHYFLGMEATRTKDGLFLSQSKYIDDILTRADMIQAKPLHTPVSAGSSLSKHDGDPLSDPFLYRSIVGALQYLTLTRPELAFAVNRACQFMQTPTSSHWGAVKRILRYLRHTPRHGIFLRPNSQFTLVAYSDADWAGCPNDRRSTTGFCIFLGDNLVSWNSKKQQVVARSSTESEYRALAYTTADLCWIQSLLSELRVSLSSSPVLWCDNIGAAFLLVNPVFHARTKHIEIDFHFVREKVTRKQLLIQYIPTEDQVADIFTKGLSSHRFALLRSKLTVCASPFRLKGDDKVYVAREEEDGDADVAEKGDDDATEEGDGDAKET